From one Nycticebus coucang isolate mNycCou1 chromosome 14, mNycCou1.pri, whole genome shotgun sequence genomic stretch:
- the LOC128565564 gene encoding olfactory receptor 5M3-like, translated as MLNFTDVTEFILLGLTSYREWRVLLFVIFLVVYIITLVGNIGVIALIKVSPQLNSPMYFFLSHLSFIDVWFSSNVTPKLLENLLSETKTISYAGCLVQCFFFIALVHVEIFILAVMAFDRYMAIGNPLLYSSKMSRVVCIRLICFPYIYGFLTSLAATLWTYGLYFCGKIEINHFYCADPPLIKMACAGTFVKEYTMLILAGINFTYSLIVIIISYIFILIAILQMRSAEGRRKAFSTCGSHLTAVIIFYGTLIFMYLRRPTEESVEQGKMVAVFYTTVIPMLNPIIYTLRNKDVKEAMNKVINRRYLTK; from the coding sequence ATGCTGAATTTCACTGATGTGACAGAATTTATTCTTTTGGGATTAACTAGTTATCGAGAATGGCGAGTTCTCCTCTTCGTCATCTTTCTCGTGGTCTACATTATCACCTTGGTGGGCAACATTGGAGTGATCGCCTTAATTAAGGTTAGTCCACAGCTGAACAGCCCCATGTACTTTTTCCTCAGCCATTTGTCCTTTATTGATGTGTGGTTTTCTTCCAACGTCACCCCTAAATTGCTGGAAAACCTGCTATCAGAGACAAAAACTATTTCTTATGCTGGGTGTTTGGTACAGTGCTTCTTCTTCATTGCTCTTGTTCATGTGGAAATTTTTATTCTGGCTGTGATGGCCTTTGACAGATACATGGCAATTGGGAACCCTCTGCTCTACAGCAGCAAAATGTCAAGGGTTGTCTGTATTCGACTGATCTGTTTCCCTTACATATATGGTTTCCTGACTAGTCTGGCAGCAACATTATGGACGTATGGCTTGTACTTCTGTGGGAAAATCGAGATCAACCACTTCTACTGTGCAGATCCACCTCTCATCAAGATGGCCTGTGCGGGGACCTTTGtgaaagaatataccatgctcatactGGCAGGAATTAACTTCACATATTCCCTGATTGTAATTATCATCTCCTATATATTCATTCTCATTGCCATCCTACAAATGCGCTCAGCAGAAGGGAGACGGAAAGCCTTTTCTACCTGTGGGTCCCATCTGACAGCGGTCATCATATTTTACGGTACCCTGATCTTCATGTATCTCAGACGGCCCACCGAGGAGTCCGTGGAGCAGGGGAAGATGGTGGCTGTCTTCTATACCACGGTGATCCCCATGTTGAATCCCATTATTTACACTCTGAGGAACAAGGATGTGAAGGAGGCCATGAACAAAGTAATCAATAGaagatatttaacaaaataa